In one window of Paraflavitalea soli DNA:
- a CDS encoding cation:proton antiporter domain-containing protein: MHLPKLIVDLALLLGVAGVTTLIFRKLKQPVVLGYILAGILIGPHVPWTPTISDEANVKVWAEIGVVFLLFSLGLEFSFKKLVRIGGTASITAIVEIVGMLILGFLVGRLMGWSTMDSIFLGGILSVSSTTIIIRAFEELGIKSQRFAGIVFGVLIVEDLVAILLMVILSTLAVSQKFAGGEMLESLMKLVFFLAVWFLAGIFIVPTFLRKASKLMSEETLLVVSLGLCLGMVVLATQVGFSPALGAFVMGSILAETTMAERIEHLVKPVKDLFAAVFFVSVGIIFEPNTLIAYKWPVLILTLVTIFGKIISTTAGALLSGQPMKQSLQSGMSLAQIGEFSFIIASLGLTLNVTSGFLYPIAVAISAITTFTTPYLIKFSEPVYHWIENRLPMKWKLAINQYGTGAQTIQAESDWKIVLRSYLTVVIINSVIVMALILLSEKFLLPLITGSVSSPTLAAVITGFITLIAIAPFLWALAIRRLHSFAYANLWLDKKYNHGPLVMLEVVRNILLVVLVGFLVDRLFSAMIALLAVLPVIIVVLLIFSRRLQSFYSRIEKRFLSNLNEREGATHGLPDLSPWDAHIAYFTIQPESPVIGKTLQQLAWREQYGVNVASIERGKRTIYAPTRTEMIYPYDKIAVIGTDIQLEKFRTVAESETVYEEAAVNREDITLNKLIIDEHTDLRGKSIRASGIRETVKGLVVGIERNGERILNPDSTTIFEWDDVVWIVGERKQLQKLVKE, from the coding sequence ATGCATTTGCCTAAACTTATTGTAGACCTTGCACTCCTGCTGGGTGTAGCCGGTGTAACCACGCTTATATTTAGAAAACTGAAACAGCCCGTGGTGCTTGGTTATATACTGGCGGGTATATTGATAGGGCCCCACGTTCCCTGGACACCTACTATTTCAGATGAAGCCAATGTGAAAGTATGGGCCGAAATTGGTGTCGTATTCCTGTTGTTCAGCCTCGGTCTGGAATTTAGTTTTAAAAAACTGGTGCGCATAGGCGGCACAGCTTCTATTACCGCCATCGTAGAAATTGTCGGGATGTTGATCCTCGGTTTCCTGGTTGGCCGTCTGATGGGATGGTCTACTATGGACAGCATTTTCCTGGGCGGTATCTTATCTGTTTCTTCTACCACCATCATTATACGTGCTTTTGAAGAGTTGGGTATCAAAAGCCAGCGATTTGCCGGCATTGTGTTTGGTGTATTGATTGTAGAAGACCTGGTAGCCATCTTGCTGATGGTGATCTTGTCTACCCTGGCGGTAAGCCAGAAATTCGCAGGTGGCGAAATGCTCGAATCCCTGATGAAGCTGGTGTTTTTCCTGGCCGTGTGGTTCCTCGCCGGCATCTTTATAGTGCCCACCTTTTTGCGAAAGGCCAGCAAGCTAATGAGTGAGGAAACCTTATTGGTCGTTTCATTGGGACTTTGCCTGGGCATGGTAGTGCTGGCTACACAGGTAGGTTTTTCACCTGCCCTGGGTGCTTTTGTAATGGGTTCTATACTGGCCGAGACGACCATGGCCGAACGCATTGAACACCTGGTGAAACCGGTGAAAGACCTGTTTGCAGCCGTATTTTTTGTATCCGTAGGCATCATCTTTGAGCCCAATACCCTGATAGCTTACAAATGGCCTGTATTGATCCTTACCCTGGTCACCATCTTTGGTAAGATCATCAGTACTACCGCCGGCGCTTTATTATCTGGTCAGCCTATGAAGCAATCCCTGCAATCCGGTATGAGCCTGGCGCAGATAGGAGAGTTCTCTTTTATCATTGCCTCCCTGGGGCTCACTTTGAACGTGACCAGTGGATTCCTGTATCCTATTGCTGTAGCTATTTCGGCCATTACTACTTTTACTACTCCTTACCTCATTAAGTTCTCTGAGCCCGTGTATCATTGGATTGAGAACCGGTTGCCCATGAAGTGGAAACTGGCCATTAATCAATACGGCACCGGTGCGCAGACCATCCAGGCCGAAAGCGATTGGAAAATAGTATTGCGGTCTTACCTCACAGTCGTGATCATCAATTCCGTGATCGTGATGGCACTCATCCTCTTATCAGAAAAATTCCTGTTGCCACTCATTACAGGTTCTGTGTCCAGTCCTACACTGGCAGCAGTGATCACTGGGTTTATTACCCTCATCGCCATTGCCCCTTTTCTGTGGGCTCTTGCCATCCGCCGGCTGCATTCCTTTGCCTATGCCAATTTATGGCTCGATAAAAAATACAATCATGGTCCCTTGGTAATGCTGGAAGTTGTGCGGAATATCCTGCTGGTGGTGCTGGTAGGATTTCTGGTCGACAGGTTGTTCAGCGCCATGATAGCCCTGCTGGCAGTACTGCCCGTGATCATCGTGGTGTTACTGATATTTTCCCGCAGGCTGCAGTCTTTTTATTCCCGCATCGAGAAACGATTTCTGTCCAACCTCAATGAACGCGAAGGCGCTACGCATGGATTGCCCGACCTTTCGCCCTGGGATGCCCACATAGCTTATTTTACCATCCAGCCCGAATCGCCCGTCATCGGTAAAACATTGCAGCAACTTGCCTGGCGTGAGCAGTATGGCGTAAATGTGGCTTCCATCGAACGCGGTAAGCGCACTATCTATGCGCCTACACGCACCGAAATGATCTATCCATATGATAAAATAGCAGTGATTGGGACCGATATACAGCTGGAGAAATTCCGGACGGTGGCCGAATCAGAAACTGTTTATGAAGAGGCAGCCGTGAATCGCGAAGACATAACCCTCAACAAACTGATCATTGATGAACATACCGATCTGCGTGGTAAATCCATCCGGGCATCCGGTATCCGGGAAACCGTGAAAGGATTGGTCGTTGGTATAGAGCGCAATGGAGAACGTATCCTCAATCCCGATTCTACCACCATCTTCGAGTGGGACGATGTGGTATGGATCGTAGGTGAAAGAAAACAATTGCAGAAACTGGTGAAGGAATAG
- a CDS encoding YkgJ family cysteine cluster protein, whose product MGNPVNDNWQKKAAANQKQYKQFLKQADKNKVLKQLPDLHEEAFSNVDCLQCANCCKNYSPRFKTPDIKRISKHLRMKESVFIDTYLRLDEEGDYVVRSAPCPFLGADNYCSIYEQRPSDCERFPYTDEDVLLKRPNLTLKNVSFCPAVFYVMEKLLEQTNK is encoded by the coding sequence ATGGGAAATCCGGTAAACGATAATTGGCAAAAGAAGGCAGCGGCTAATCAGAAACAGTACAAACAGTTTTTGAAGCAGGCTGATAAAAATAAAGTGTTGAAACAATTGCCCGATTTGCATGAAGAGGCCTTCAGCAATGTCGATTGTTTACAATGCGCCAACTGCTGTAAGAATTATTCCCCCCGCTTTAAAACACCTGATATAAAGCGCATCAGCAAACACCTGAGGATGAAAGAGAGTGTGTTTATTGATACCTATCTGCGCCTGGATGAAGAAGGCGATTATGTAGTAAGGTCCGCGCCCTGCCCCTTCCTCGGGGCCGATAACTATTGCAGCATCTATGAGCAACGTCCCTCTGATTGCGAACGTTTCCCCTATACAGATGAAGATGTATTATTGAAGCGTCCCAACCTCACTTTAAAGAATGTGAGTTTTTGTCCTGCTGTATTTTATGTCATGGAAAAGCTGTTGGAACAAACCAATAAGTGA
- a CDS encoding sterol desaturase family protein, whose amino-acid sequence MGTLHQQLLVLISTPLYAFIIGAEILLSNVHHTHSYSRRDTIQNFCLSIFSGAVDLLMRGVSFAILAFFFHYSFLTWGHSFFYWLALLLLVDMMHYWLHRLSHSCRLFWAVHVNHHSSTHFNFTVGFRAGVLEPLYRFAFFIPVALCGFQPVDILLVYSCTEIWAILTHTEKIRKLGWLEYVLVTPSHHRVHHASNEKYLDRNMGSIFIFWDRLFGTFQEELPASQYEPIRYGLTTPPQNDSLPVIIFHEWAAIRKDLQHPGITWKQKLLYVLGPPGWRHDGKKTTSTALRGRQQVYRAVHGHLINNPQRIKESKHVAPACFNGAPCYPAAYTIRRMRH is encoded by the coding sequence ATGGGAACACTTCATCAGCAATTACTGGTGTTGATCAGTACGCCATTGTACGCCTTCATTATAGGGGCTGAGATCCTTTTAAGTAATGTTCATCATACACATAGCTATAGCCGTCGCGATACGATCCAGAACTTTTGTCTCAGCATTTTTTCCGGCGCAGTAGACCTTCTGATGCGGGGAGTCAGTTTTGCCATTCTTGCCTTTTTCTTTCATTATAGTTTTTTAACATGGGGGCATTCCTTTTTTTACTGGCTGGCCTTGTTGCTGCTGGTTGATATGATGCATTACTGGCTGCACCGCCTGAGCCATTCCTGCAGGCTATTCTGGGCCGTACATGTAAACCACCATTCTTCCACACACTTCAATTTTACCGTAGGTTTCCGGGCCGGTGTACTGGAGCCTTTGTATCGGTTTGCTTTTTTTATACCGGTGGCGCTGTGTGGGTTTCAGCCTGTGGATATATTGCTGGTATATTCCTGTACAGAGATATGGGCCATTTTAACGCATACGGAAAAGATCAGGAAACTGGGATGGCTGGAATACGTACTGGTAACCCCTTCGCACCACCGCGTTCACCATGCCTCCAATGAGAAATACCTGGACCGTAATATGGGCTCTATATTTATCTTTTGGGACCGGTTATTTGGCACTTTCCAGGAAGAATTACCCGCCTCGCAATACGAACCTATCCGGTATGGGCTCACTACTCCACCTCAAAATGACAGCCTGCCGGTGATCATCTTTCACGAATGGGCTGCTATCCGCAAAGACCTGCAACACCCCGGTATTACCTGGAAACAGAAGTTATTATATGTACTGGGGCCTCCCGGCTGGCGTCATGATGGCAAAAAGACAACCAGCACCGCATTAAGGGGAAGGCAACAGGTCTACAGGGCTGTACACGGGCACCTGATCAATAACCCGCAACGTATAAAAGAAAGCAAACATGTAGCCCCTGCCTGTTTTAATGGGGCGCCATGTTATCCGGCGGCTTACACGATAAGAAGAATGCGTCACTAA
- a CDS encoding sterol desaturase family protein — MDSLREQILILISTPVYLIIIGLEVLLSNWRHRKNYTWKDTGINCYLMLMNGTIDLLFRGAYLLILDYFYRHNIFSFSHVVVYWFMLVLLEDFLYYWLHRFDHEIRFFWAVHVTHHSSEHMNFTVGFRSSVFQPLYRFIYFIPLALMGFSPIDIAFVYSATQIWGIFVHTELIRKMGWLEHVLVTPSHHRVHHASNAKYLDKNMGMFLIIWDKLFGTFQPELPAEEYQPIKYGLTTNIEKETPVTVVFHEWQNIFKDVARTDIGWKEKWGYIFGPPGWSHDGSRLTSEQMREVEDGKMSTDLQEEPVAVKASK, encoded by the coding sequence ATGGATTCATTACGGGAACAAATACTCATCCTTATCAGTACGCCGGTGTATCTTATCATCATTGGGCTGGAAGTATTATTGAGCAACTGGCGCCACCGTAAAAACTATACCTGGAAGGATACGGGCATCAACTGTTACCTGATGCTTATGAATGGTACGATCGACCTTTTATTCAGGGGCGCCTACCTGTTGATACTGGATTATTTTTACCGGCATAATATTTTTTCATTCAGTCATGTAGTAGTTTACTGGTTTATGCTGGTGCTGCTGGAAGATTTCCTGTATTACTGGTTACACCGTTTTGATCACGAGATACGCTTTTTCTGGGCGGTGCATGTTACCCACCACTCTTCAGAACACATGAACTTTACGGTAGGTTTCCGTTCTTCTGTGTTCCAGCCTTTGTACCGCTTTATCTATTTTATACCGCTGGCATTGATGGGCTTTTCGCCGATCGATATAGCATTTGTCTATTCTGCCACCCAGATATGGGGCATATTCGTACATACAGAACTGATCCGCAAAATGGGCTGGCTGGAACATGTACTGGTGACGCCCTCCCACCACCGGGTACACCATGCATCCAATGCCAAATACCTCGACAAGAACATGGGCATGTTCCTGATCATCTGGGACAAGCTGTTTGGCACTTTCCAGCCGGAACTGCCGGCTGAAGAATACCAGCCCATCAAATATGGTCTTACTACCAATATTGAGAAGGAAACGCCTGTAACGGTGGTCTTTCATGAATGGCAAAACATCTTCAAGGATGTGGCCCGCACTGATATTGGCTGGAAAGAGAAATGGGGATACATCTTCGGCCCTCCCGGCTGGAGCCATGATGGCAGCCGGCTTACCAGTGAACAAATGCGGGAAGTGGAAGACGGAAAAATGAGTACCGACCTGCAAGAAGAGCCTGTGGCGGTGAAAGCCAGTAAATAG
- the gcvP gene encoding aminomethyl-transferring glycine dehydrogenase — translation MSLFEKQNSEFIHRHIGPHESETRQMLKAIGEPSLEALVNKTVPPAIRMSKALNIPAAISEHEYLQLLKDISLKNKTYKNYIGQGYYDNIVPSVILRNVFENPGWYTQYTPYQAEISQGRLESLLNFQTMVADLTGLPLTNASLLDEATAAAEAMTMFFNTLNRDHDHIERAKFFVDNETFPQTKDVLVTRAVPVGIEVVFGDYKTATIDKSYFGALVQYPNDKGSIEDYRSFIARVHEADAFVVMTTDLLALTLLTPPGELGADVACGSAQRFGVPLGFGGPHAAFFAAKDEFKRNIPGRIIGVSIDAQGDRALRMALQTREQHIKREKATSNICTAQALLANMAAMYAVYHGPAGLKDIAKRVTVLANALAEELQAEGYEVLHDNFFDTVVFKVDDAAAIQAKADEAGINFRYYNKNLVGISLDESTTLSDVLDILLLLDQPNEHTVAGFSVSEDAGLYHLPTGLTRTSPFLTHPVFNTHHSETEMMRYIKQLENKDLSLNTSMISLGSCTMKLNAASEMIPLSWAHWSKIHPFAPASQTEGYQQIITELSEYLCQITAFDACSLQPNSGAQGEYAGLLVIRDYFASRGESHRNVMLIPISAHGTNPASAVMAGMKVVVVKALENGYIDVDDLKAKAAQYSKELAGIMITYPSTYGVYEETVKEITDIIHQHGGQVYMDGANMNAQVGLTAPGLIGADVCHLNLHKTFAIPHGGGGPGMGPICVKQHLAPYLPGHVSLGGKNAVSAAPYGSASILLISYGYIRMLGQEGTKLSTEYAILNANYMRARLQEEYEILYTNHNGQCAHEFIVDLRPFKKSAEIEAEDVAKRLMDYGFHAPTLSFPVPGTIMIEPTESENKAELDRFCDALLSIREEIRAIEEGKADKKDNALKNAPHTQFVITADEWKHGYTRQQAAFPLPYIRSNKFWPSVARVNNTHGDRNLICTCEPVSSYAEVEAQ, via the coding sequence ATGAGTCTGTTTGAAAAGCAAAACTCCGAGTTTATCCATCGCCATATCGGGCCCCATGAATCTGAAACGAGGCAAATGCTGAAGGCCATCGGTGAGCCGAGCCTGGAAGCACTCGTCAATAAAACAGTACCGCCTGCCATCCGCATGAGTAAGGCGCTGAATATTCCGGCGGCCATCAGTGAGCATGAATACCTTCAGCTGTTGAAAGATATCTCACTGAAGAATAAGACTTACAAGAACTATATTGGTCAGGGGTATTATGATAACATCGTGCCGAGTGTTATCCTCCGCAACGTATTTGAGAATCCAGGCTGGTATACACAGTATACACCTTACCAGGCCGAGATATCACAAGGCCGCCTGGAAAGCCTGCTGAACTTCCAGACGATGGTAGCCGACTTAACCGGTCTGCCGCTTACCAATGCTTCCCTGCTGGATGAAGCTACCGCCGCCGCTGAGGCCATGACCATGTTCTTCAACACGCTGAACAGGGATCATGATCATATTGAGCGCGCCAAATTCTTTGTAGACAATGAGACCTTCCCGCAAACCAAAGACGTGCTGGTTACCCGGGCTGTTCCTGTAGGTATCGAAGTAGTATTTGGCGATTACAAAACGGCCACCATAGACAAGAGCTATTTTGGTGCGCTGGTGCAATACCCCAACGATAAAGGGTCGATTGAAGATTACCGCAGCTTTATTGCCAGGGTACATGAGGCAGACGCTTTTGTGGTGATGACCACCGACCTGCTGGCACTGACGCTCTTAACACCTCCCGGCGAACTGGGTGCTGATGTAGCTTGCGGCTCTGCCCAACGCTTTGGTGTACCCCTGGGCTTTGGCGGTCCGCATGCAGCTTTCTTTGCTGCCAAGGACGAATTCAAACGCAATATCCCCGGTCGTATCATTGGTGTGAGCATCGATGCCCAGGGCGACCGCGCACTGCGTATGGCCTTGCAAACCCGTGAACAGCATATCAAACGCGAGAAAGCAACTTCCAATATCTGTACGGCACAGGCATTGCTGGCCAATATGGCTGCCATGTATGCCGTGTACCATGGTCCCGCCGGACTGAAGGACATTGCCAAGCGGGTAACTGTACTGGCCAATGCCCTGGCAGAAGAACTGCAGGCAGAAGGATACGAAGTACTGCACGACAATTTCTTCGACACCGTAGTGTTCAAAGTAGACGATGCAGCTGCCATACAAGCTAAGGCTGATGAAGCAGGCATCAATTTCCGTTATTACAATAAGAATCTGGTAGGCATCTCCCTCGATGAAAGCACCACGCTGAGCGATGTGCTGGATATCCTGCTGTTGCTGGACCAGCCCAATGAACATACTGTAGCCGGCTTCAGTGTAAGTGAAGATGCCGGTTTGTACCACCTGCCTACGGGCCTGACAAGGACCTCTCCTTTCTTAACGCATCCTGTGTTCAATACGCACCACAGTGAAACTGAGATGATGCGTTATATCAAGCAACTGGAAAATAAAGACCTTTCGCTTAATACCTCCATGATCTCCCTGGGTTCCTGCACCATGAAGCTGAATGCAGCCAGTGAAATGATCCCTTTAAGCTGGGCGCATTGGAGTAAGATACACCCGTTTGCACCAGCCAGTCAAACAGAAGGATACCAACAGATCATCACTGAACTGAGCGAATACCTTTGCCAGATCACTGCTTTTGATGCCTGCAGCCTGCAGCCCAACAGTGGTGCACAAGGCGAATACGCCGGTCTGCTGGTGATCAGGGACTATTTTGCAAGCCGTGGTGAAAGTCACCGTAATGTGATGCTGATCCCCATCAGCGCGCACGGTACCAATCCTGCCAGCGCCGTAATGGCGGGCATGAAGGTGGTGGTAGTGAAGGCACTGGAAAATGGCTATATAGATGTAGATGACCTCAAGGCCAAAGCTGCTCAATACAGCAAGGAACTGGCAGGCATCATGATCACCTATCCCAGTACCTATGGTGTATATGAAGAAACAGTAAAAGAAATTACCGATATCATTCACCAGCATGGCGGCCAGGTATATATGGATGGCGCCAATATGAATGCACAGGTTGGATTAACAGCGCCGGGCCTCATTGGCGCCGATGTTTGTCACCTCAACCTGCACAAAACATTTGCTATCCCGCACGGTGGCGGTGGTCCCGGCATGGGCCCCATTTGTGTTAAACAACACCTGGCTCCTTACCTGCCTGGTCACGTTTCTTTGGGAGGCAAGAACGCTGTTTCTGCCGCTCCCTATGGTTCTGCTTCCATCCTGCTCATCAGCTACGGCTATATCCGTATGTTGGGCCAGGAAGGCACCAAATTGTCTACTGAATATGCCATCCTGAATGCGAATTATATGCGCGCGAGGTTGCAGGAAGAATATGAGATCCTGTACACCAACCACAATGGCCAGTGTGCACATGAATTCATTGTAGACCTGCGTCCTTTCAAAAAATCGGCTGAAATAGAAGCGGAAGATGTGGCTAAGCGTTTGATGGACTACGGTTTCCACGCTCCCACCCTGAGCTTCCCTGTACCGGGTACTATTATGATCGAGCCTACAGAAAGTGAGAACAAAGCCGAGTTGGACCGCTTCTGTGATGCCCTCCTGAGCATCCGCGAAGAGATCCGCGCTATTGAAGAAGGAAAGGCCGATAAGAAAGACAATGCGCTGAAGAATGCACCGCATACGCAGTTTGTGATCACCGCCGATGAGTGGAAACATGGCTATACCCGCCAGCAGGCTGCCTTCCCGCTGCCTTATATCCGCAGCAACAAGTTCTGGCCTTCTGTAGCCCGTGTGAACAATACGCATGGCGACAGGAACCTGATCTGCACCTGTGAGCCGGTAAGCTCCTATGCTGAAGTGGAAGCGCAGTAG
- a CDS encoding DUF481 domain-containing protein, giving the protein MKRMIIVALVLLVCGYADAQFNDSTHYHLKYTTAGIINRTNDARSFVLNNVLGFQVNKEKLTINSSNAWVYGRQGSRLTNNDFSTALNIDYLKNRQRLYYWGLVTFTTSYSLKINHQLQGGAGIGYNFFNKEQAELVVSDGLLYETSDLTLPQGVDDRYQTVRNSLRIKYRWAINNLVLLEGVHFWQPSLARFDDYIIRSNSALSIKLRKWLSLTTSLTFNKLSRTNRENLLVNFGLSAEKYF; this is encoded by the coding sequence ATGAAAAGAATGATCATTGTAGCCCTGGTGCTCCTGGTGTGTGGTTATGCGGATGCACAGTTTAATGATTCCACCCATTACCATCTAAAATATACTACTGCAGGTATTATCAACCGGACCAATGATGCCCGGTCGTTTGTATTGAACAATGTGCTCGGCTTCCAGGTCAATAAAGAAAAGCTCACCATCAATAGCAGCAATGCCTGGGTGTATGGGCGGCAGGGGAGCAGGCTTACCAACAATGATTTTTCCACTGCCCTCAATATCGATTACCTCAAAAACCGGCAGCGGCTCTATTATTGGGGCCTGGTCACTTTTACCACCAGCTATTCCCTCAAGATCAACCACCAGTTGCAGGGAGGCGCCGGTATAGGATATAATTTCTTCAACAAGGAACAGGCCGAGCTGGTGGTCAGTGATGGTCTGCTGTACGAAACCAGCGATCTTACCCTGCCCCAGGGCGTTGATGATCGCTACCAAACCGTACGCAATTCACTGCGTATAAAATACAGGTGGGCCATCAATAACCTGGTCCTGTTGGAAGGCGTGCATTTCTGGCAACCTTCTCTGGCCCGATTCGATGATTACATTATCCGCTCGAATTCAGCCCTTTCCATCAAGCTTAGGAAATGGCTCAGCCTTACCACATCCCTTACCTTCAATAAGCTGAGCCGCACCAACCGCGAGAATCTATTGGTCAACTTTGGCCTGAGCGCCGAAAAGTACTTTTAA
- a CDS encoding glycosyltransferase: MENNKYYGYTENGNGKKILFACVPADGHFNPLTGLAMHLKSIGYDVRWYTSNTYEQKINKLGIPHYPFVRALDISGGSIEEIFPQREQYKSQVSRLNFDLINVFILRSTEYYEDIQDIHQTFPFDLLIADITFSAIPFVKEKMGIPVLGIGIVPLMEASRDLGPAGLGLTPNTGFLGRRKQDMMRFIADNIIFRKSNKVMRSLFRTHDIDPGTSNVFDTLTRKATLLLQSGTPGFEFERSDLGSNIRFMGPLLPYQAPQKHGRWYHPKLEQYDKVILVTQGTVEKDPEKIIVPTLEAFQHTKHLVIATTGGSQTAELRKRFPAENILIEDFIPFDDVMPYADVYVTNGGYGGVLLGIQHLLPLVVGGIHEGKLEINARVGYFKLGVDMKTEKPTPAKVKESVEEVLSNEHYQQQVKKLAAEFNRYDPHLLCERYVAEVLQQGNSAFAGRSTMNHKILIGN; encoded by the coding sequence ATGGAAAATAATAAGTATTACGGTTACACAGAAAATGGCAATGGGAAAAAGATCCTGTTTGCCTGTGTACCTGCGGACGGACATTTCAACCCGCTTACCGGGCTGGCCATGCATTTGAAAAGCATTGGCTATGATGTAAGGTGGTATACCTCCAACACGTATGAACAGAAGATCAATAAGCTGGGCATCCCCCACTATCCTTTTGTAAGAGCGCTCGACATCAGCGGGGGCAGTATTGAAGAAATATTCCCGCAACGTGAGCAATACAAAAGCCAGGTGAGCCGCCTGAACTTTGACCTGATCAATGTTTTCATCCTGCGCTCAACAGAGTATTATGAAGACATCCAGGATATCCATCAAACATTTCCCTTCGACCTGCTGATCGCTGATATTACCTTTTCAGCCATTCCGTTTGTGAAAGAGAAGATGGGTATTCCGGTGCTTGGTATCGGCATCGTTCCTTTAATGGAAGCCTCGCGCGACCTGGGGCCTGCCGGGCTTGGCCTTACACCCAATACGGGTTTCCTGGGCAGGCGTAAACAGGATATGATGCGCTTTATCGCCGACAATATTATCTTCCGCAAATCCAATAAAGTGATGCGCTCCCTATTCCGGACACATGATATAGATCCCGGCACTTCCAATGTATTTGATACGCTTACGCGTAAAGCCACCCTGCTGTTGCAAAGCGGCACGCCCGGTTTTGAATTTGAACGGAGTGACCTCGGCAGCAATATCCGGTTTATGGGCCCCTTACTGCCCTACCAGGCGCCTCAAAAGCACGGACGCTGGTATCATCCCAAACTGGAACAGTATGATAAAGTGATCCTCGTAACGCAGGGTACTGTAGAAAAAGATCCTGAAAAGATCATTGTACCTACGCTGGAGGCATTCCAGCATACAAAACACCTGGTGATCGCTACTACAGGAGGATCACAAACGGCGGAACTAAGGAAGCGATTTCCTGCCGAAAACATCCTCATTGAAGATTTTATTCCCTTTGATGATGTGATGCCGTATGCCGATGTGTATGTAACGAATGGCGGATACGGCGGGGTATTATTGGGTATTCAGCACCTGCTGCCACTGGTGGTAGGAGGTATTCATGAAGGCAAACTGGAGATCAATGCGAGGGTGGGCTACTTCAAGCTGGGTGTGGATATGAAAACAGAAAAGCCTACGCCTGCCAAAGTGAAAGAAAGTGTGGAAGAAGTATTGTCGAACGAGCACTACCAGCAGCAGGTGAAAAAACTGGCAGCGGAGTTTAACCGGTATGACCCTCATTTACTTTGTGAGCGATATGTAGCTGAAGTATTGCAACAGGGTAATTCAGCATTTGCAGGCAGGTCTACGATGAATCATAAGATTTTAATCGGAAATTAA